In Vigna angularis cultivar LongXiaoDou No.4 chromosome 8, ASM1680809v1, whole genome shotgun sequence, one DNA window encodes the following:
- the LOC108345395 gene encoding DNA polymerase lambda-like isoform X1 — protein sequence MLRHFSLVPRGYLWMNALKHTPLASPWFLVEGINKESKRRKMAPKKKPESDPSGMFSGMVVFLVTKGVQVRRLQIWKERLVQMGAVIEERLCKRVTHVFAMNSDALLQQLDRELLTRFKGRVLIYQWLEDCLKSGEIVSEDMYVLNLNSQGKPEKSWDPQPCQSDPQHLHNNKKTKYTEIINNESNDQGGKNVSLLSTSSHEEGDSLSYGNTGPQHLDSESDDSSSSYCPPDQNKNITEIFGKLVTIYRALGDDRRSFSYYKAIAVIEKLPFKIESADQINNLPSIGKSLKDHGRLVHQEAMTMTIGRRRNDTPRKDLFLRRNDINNGKKKI from the exons ATGCTGCGACACTTCAGCCTGGTTCCAAGAGGTTACCTTTGGATGAACGCACTGAAGCATACGCCACTCGCATCACCGTGGTTTCTGGTAGAAGGCATCAACAAGGAAAGTAAACGTCGCAAAATGGCGCCAAAGAAGAAGCCAGAGTCCGATCCCAGTGGAATGTTCTCAGGCATGGTGGTGTTTTTGGTTACCAAAGGAGTCCAAGTCCGTCGACTCCAG ATTTGGAAGGAGAGGTTGGTGCAAATGGGGGCTGTGATAGAGGAGCGCCTCTGCAAACGGGTCACTCATGTTTTTGCTATGAACTCAGATGCGCTTCTTCAACAACTGGATAGGGAACTTTTGACACGTTTTAAAGGG AGAGTTCTCATTTATCAATGGCTGGAGGACTGCTTGAAATCAGGGGAGATAGTATCTGAAGATATGTATGTGCTGAACTTGAATTCTCAAGGCAAACCTGAAAAGTCTTGGGACCCTCAACCATGTCAGAGCGATCCTCAACATTtgcataataataaaaagaccAAATACACggaaattataaataatgaaagTAACGATCAGGGAGGAAAAAATGTTTCACTTTTATCAACAAGCAGCCATGAGGAAGGGGATAGTTTAAGTTATGGAAATACAGGACCTCAACACCTTGATTCTGAAAGTGACGAT TCATCTTCATCGTACTGTCCACCtgatcaaaacaaaaacataacagaGATATTTGGGAAACTTGTAACCATATATAGAG CATTGGGAGATGATCGAAGGTCCTTTAGCTATTACAAGGCTATTGCTGTTATTGAGAAGTTGCCATTTAAAATTGAAAGTGCTGACCAGATAAACAACCTGCCATCTATTGGAAAATCATTGAAAGATCAT GGAAGACTTGTTCATCAAGAAGCAATGACAATGACaataggaagaagaagaaatgataCACCAAGGAAAGACTTATTCCTTAGGAGGAATGACATTAACaatggaaagaagaaaatatga
- the LOC108345395 gene encoding DNA polymerase lambda-like isoform X2 has protein sequence MLRHFSLVPRGYLWMNALKHTPLASPWFLVEGINKESKRRKMAPKKKPESDPSGMFSGMVVFLVTKGVQVRRLQIWKERLVQMGAVIEERLCKRVTHVFAMNSDALLQQLDRELLTRFKGRVLIYQWLEDCLKSGEIVSEDMYVLNLNSQGKPEKSWDPQPCQSDPQHLHNNKKTKYTEIINNESNDQGGKNVSLLSTSSHEEGDSLSYGNTGPQHLDSESDDSSSSYCPPDQNKNITEIFGKLVTIYRALGDDRRSFSYYKAIAVIEKLPFKIESADQINNLPSIGKSLKDHKAVIL, from the exons ATGCTGCGACACTTCAGCCTGGTTCCAAGAGGTTACCTTTGGATGAACGCACTGAAGCATACGCCACTCGCATCACCGTGGTTTCTGGTAGAAGGCATCAACAAGGAAAGTAAACGTCGCAAAATGGCGCCAAAGAAGAAGCCAGAGTCCGATCCCAGTGGAATGTTCTCAGGCATGGTGGTGTTTTTGGTTACCAAAGGAGTCCAAGTCCGTCGACTCCAG ATTTGGAAGGAGAGGTTGGTGCAAATGGGGGCTGTGATAGAGGAGCGCCTCTGCAAACGGGTCACTCATGTTTTTGCTATGAACTCAGATGCGCTTCTTCAACAACTGGATAGGGAACTTTTGACACGTTTTAAAGGG AGAGTTCTCATTTATCAATGGCTGGAGGACTGCTTGAAATCAGGGGAGATAGTATCTGAAGATATGTATGTGCTGAACTTGAATTCTCAAGGCAAACCTGAAAAGTCTTGGGACCCTCAACCATGTCAGAGCGATCCTCAACATTtgcataataataaaaagaccAAATACACggaaattataaataatgaaagTAACGATCAGGGAGGAAAAAATGTTTCACTTTTATCAACAAGCAGCCATGAGGAAGGGGATAGTTTAAGTTATGGAAATACAGGACCTCAACACCTTGATTCTGAAAGTGACGAT TCATCTTCATCGTACTGTCCACCtgatcaaaacaaaaacataacagaGATATTTGGGAAACTTGTAACCATATATAGAG CATTGGGAGATGATCGAAGGTCCTTTAGCTATTACAAGGCTATTGCTGTTATTGAGAAGTTGCCATTTAAAATTGAAAGTGCTGACCAGATAAACAACCTGCCATCTATTGGAAAATCATTGAAAGATCAT aaagcTGTGAttttatag